A single window of Bacillota bacterium DNA harbors:
- a CDS encoding helix-turn-helix domain-containing protein, producing MKADKTRQLTIEQQNAIDLLLQGKSDREVAEAVGVSHQTVTEWRNNNAVFVAELNRRRQETWGSQIERLRQLVAQAVSVLEEGLQQKQDLRLRQAAAVHILRAIGLYGVNLAPKGATDPEGIEAEWASTKALAESLKELSRLTA from the coding sequence GTGAAAGCGGACAAAACCCGACAGCTAACTATAGAGCAGCAGAATGCTATTGACCTGTTGCTGCAGGGCAAGAGCGACCGGGAGGTAGCGGAGGCCGTAGGGGTGAGCCATCAGACCGTGACGGAATGGCGGAATAACAATGCTGTATTTGTAGCAGAGTTGAATCGGCGCCGTCAGGAGACCTGGGGCAGCCAAATCGAACGATTACGCCAGTTAGTAGCGCAGGCGGTGAGTGTTCTGGAGGAAGGCCTGCAGCAGAAACAGGACCTCAGATTGAGGCAGGCCGCGGCGGTGCATATCCTGCGGGCTATAGGCTTGTATGGTGTTAACCTGGCCCCCAAGGGCGCGACTGACCCGGAGGGCATAGAAGCTGAGTGGGCGAGCACTAAGGCCTTAGCAGAATCCCTAAAGGAACTATCCCGGTTAACGGCGTAG